The following proteins are encoded in a genomic region of Tigriopus californicus strain San Diego chromosome 6, Tcal_SD_v2.1, whole genome shotgun sequence:
- the LOC131881898 gene encoding uncharacterized protein LOC131881898, protein MQHFIMWSMLFGSTFLLSANGGVFHVDPKFHHNQTVGSSMARSTLPKFHLERLLSKELDQTSSDQPGGIRSLPPSADGSECRKRNSPFMQIVNLIITDASGCYEFMTPNYPNNYNSSPKRVAYKCSTVISFPTGTKPNFILDQNDFDVPSSAQCSKDKLIVRNIEEMGQTVDDAGTTDGEVIYCGL, encoded by the exons ATGCAACATTTTATAATGTGGTCGATGTTATTTGGGAGCACGTTCCTGCTATCCGCTAATGGAGGTGTTTTTCACGTGGATCCTAAATTCCACCACAACCAGACTGTTGGCTCAAGTATGG CTCGTTCCACTCTACCCAAATTTCATTTGGAGCGATTGTTGTCCAAAGAGTTGGACCAGACTTCCTCCGATCAACCTGGAGGGATCCGAAGTCTGCCGCCAAGTGCCGATGGAAGTGAATGCCGAAAGAGGAACTCTCCATTCATGCAAATTGTCAATCTAATCATAACCGACGCATCAGGTTGTTATGAATTCATGACACCCAATTACCCCAACAACTACAACAGCAGCCCCAAACGGGTGGCTTACAAATGTTCCACTGTGATTTCA TTTCCAACTGGGACCAAGCCCAATTTCATCCTTGATCAAAACGACTTTGACGTTCCCAGTTCCGCCCAATGCTCGAAAGATAAACTCATAGTAAGGAATATTGAAGAGATGGGTCAAACCGTGGATGATGCCGGTACAACTGATGGCGAGGTCATCTATTGTGGACTCTAA